One Halarcobacter ebronensis genomic window carries:
- the coaBC gene encoding bifunctional phosphopantothenoylcysteine decarboxylase/phosphopantothenate--cysteine ligase CoaBC, with translation MLLKEKNILLAVTSSIAIYKSLELIRLYVKAGANVKVIMSEAAKKFIAPLTFEAISGNRVLSEKTESWDKSDVYNHIDIGKWADIFVIAPATANTINKLANGIADNLLTQAALAYPKVKLIAPAANTNMIKNPITQASLKMLKLCNFEIISSQVKELACKDVGDGAMAEPIDIFYETARELLKENYWLDRRVVLSGGGTIEKIDEVRYISNFSSGKMASSMALALYLKGADVCLVTTRGHENLPKAIHTIAVSSSNEMYEYLVDSIRVAKKGKMSKTTLMDDSKNSLIKKKPYLFMVAAVSDYVPKFPQEGKLKKELLGTKWNLELSQNMDILSSLDKEGIYSIGFKAEMDDTVAFDNAKSMLMKKKVDAVCLNSLKNSGSFGSETNSIELIFEDSSYSFQGEKLEISLEIIESLKQEFSSDE, from the coding sequence ATGCTTTTAAAAGAGAAAAATATACTTTTAGCAGTCACAAGTTCAATTGCAATATATAAAAGTTTGGAATTAATAAGACTATATGTAAAAGCTGGAGCAAATGTAAAAGTGATTATGAGTGAAGCTGCAAAAAAATTTATTGCTCCACTTACTTTTGAGGCAATTTCAGGAAACAGAGTTTTAAGTGAAAAGACAGAGTCGTGGGATAAAAGTGATGTCTATAATCATATTGATATAGGAAAATGGGCGGATATTTTTGTAATTGCTCCTGCAACTGCAAACACTATAAACAAACTAGCAAATGGAATTGCAGACAATCTTTTAACCCAAGCAGCTTTAGCATATCCAAAAGTAAAACTTATTGCACCAGCAGCTAATACAAATATGATAAAGAATCCAATAACTCAAGCAAGTTTAAAGATGTTAAAACTTTGCAATTTTGAAATAATCTCTTCTCAAGTAAAAGAGCTTGCATGTAAAGATGTTGGTGATGGAGCTATGGCTGAACCAATAGATATCTTTTATGAAACAGCAAGAGAACTTTTAAAAGAGAACTATTGGCTTGATAGAAGAGTTGTTTTAAGCGGTGGCGGAACCATAGAAAAGATTGATGAGGTTAGATATATTTCAAACTTCTCATCAGGCAAAATGGCATCATCAATGGCTTTAGCTCTTTATCTAAAGGGTGCAGATGTCTGTTTAGTTACAACTAGAGGTCATGAGAATTTACCAAAAGCAATTCACACAATAGCTGTTAGTTCAAGTAATGAAATGTATGAGTATTTGGTTGACTCAATAAGGGTTGCAAAAAAAGGTAAAATGAGTAAAACAACACTTATGGATGACTCAAAAAATAGTTTAATAAAGAAAAAACCATACCTTTTTATGGTAGCAGCAGTTAGTGATTATGTGCCTAAATTTCCCCAAGAAGGTAAACTAAAAAAAGAGCTTCTTGGAACAAAGTGGAATCTTGAATTAAGTCAAAATATGGATATTTTATCTTCACTTGACAAAGAAGGAATATATAGTATTGGATTTAAAGCTGAGATGGATGACACTGTGGCTTTTGATAATGCGAAATCTATGCTAATGAAGAAAAAAGTTGATGCAGTTTGTCTAAATAGTCTTAAAAACAGCGGTTCTTTTGGAAGTGAGACAAATAGTATTGAACTTATATTTGAAGATAGTTCTTATAGTTTTCAAGGTGAAAAATTAGAGATATCTTTAGAGATAATTGAAAGTTTAAAACAAGAGTTTTCATCTGATGAGTAA
- the glmU gene encoding bifunctional UDP-N-acetylglucosamine diphosphorylase/glucosamine-1-phosphate N-acetyltransferase GlmU, with amino-acid sequence MNKSIIILAAGAGTRMKSTLPKVLHKISGKPMLYYSIKEALKISDDITVVLYHQAKLVEESIKKYFSKDNINFVIQDHENYPGTGGAVMGIKPKYEKTLVLNADMPLIQANELEKFDLEATIVMSVLKLEDASGYGRVVIENGNVKRIVEQKDAKENELKITTANAGIYQFDTKFLLENLPKLTNHNAQKEYYITDLIEFAISQKRDLKPIFVSEENFKGVNSKVDLALAEVIHQNRIKNEFMSNGVIMRLPETIYIEEGVKIEGESIIENGVSLLSNAVIINSHVKTNSIVEDSTLEDSDIGPMARVRPGSYLKNTHLGNFVEAKKAKLNGVKAGHLSYLGDCEIDEGTNVGAGCITCNYDGVNKHKTIIGKNVFIGSDCQLVAPVTIEDEVMLAAGTCVTKDISSGNLAINRAPMKLVKNFYYKFFGKE; translated from the coding sequence ATGAATAAATCAATTATTATTTTAGCAGCAGGTGCTGGAACAAGAATGAAATCTACTTTACCAAAGGTATTGCACAAGATTTCAGGTAAACCAATGCTTTATTACTCAATTAAAGAGGCTTTAAAAATTAGTGATGATATTACAGTTGTACTTTATCATCAAGCAAAATTAGTTGAAGAGAGTATAAAAAAATATTTTTCAAAAGATAATATAAATTTTGTAATCCAAGATCATGAAAATTATCCAGGGACAGGTGGTGCTGTTATGGGAATAAAACCTAAATATGAAAAGACTTTAGTTTTAAATGCAGATATGCCACTTATTCAAGCAAATGAACTTGAAAAGTTTGATTTGGAAGCAACTATTGTTATGTCAGTTTTAAAGTTAGAAGATGCATCTGGATATGGAAGAGTAGTTATTGAAAACGGGAATGTAAAGAGAATTGTTGAACAAAAAGATGCAAAAGAGAATGAACTTAAAATAACAACGGCAAATGCTGGTATTTATCAGTTTGACACAAAATTTTTACTTGAGAATTTGCCTAAACTAACTAATCATAATGCTCAAAAAGAGTATTACATAACCGATTTAATAGAGTTTGCAATCTCTCAAAAAAGAGATTTAAAACCTATTTTTGTTAGTGAAGAGAATTTTAAAGGTGTTAATTCAAAAGTTGATTTAGCCTTGGCTGAAGTAATCCATCAAAATAGAATCAAAAATGAGTTTATGAGTAACGGTGTTATTATGAGACTACCTGAGACTATCTATATAGAAGAGGGTGTAAAAATAGAGGGAGAATCTATAATAGAAAATGGAGTTTCTCTTCTTTCTAATGCAGTTATTATTAACTCACATGTTAAAACAAACTCTATTGTGGAGGACTCAACATTAGAAGATTCAGATATTGGACCAATGGCTAGAGTAAGACCTGGTTCATATCTAAAAAATACCCATTTAGGAAATTTTGTTGAAGCAAAAAAAGCAAAATTAAATGGGGTAAAAGCAGGGCATTTATCATATCTTGGTGACTGTGAAATAGATGAAGGAACAAATGTAGGAGCAGGTTGTATTACTTGTAACTATGATGGAGTAAATAAACACAAAACCATTATAGGAAAAAATGTGTTTATAGGTTCAGATTGTCAGTTGGTTGCTCCTGTAACAATAGAAGATGAGGTAATGCTTGCAGCAGGAACTTGTGTAACGAAAGATATTTCAAGTGGAAATTTGGCAATAAATAGAGCACCAATGAAACTTGTTAAAAACTTTTATTATAAATTTTTTGGGAAAGAGTAA
- a CDS encoding ankyrin repeat domain-containing protein — translation MLGIFKSDSAELLQRELLKDYIDEKKVQSIIDSGVNLNRRDAKGRTILFDLAAKRRIESIKILIQNGIDINAEDNYGKTVLSEAVDKMDGMMIRFLLDQGASINHINSSGRTIMHDVALEDNEKAFKILMTKNPDLLITDHYGKTALFDAVECGNLEIIKEIVNNIDDINIVDNNGQTVLFTAVLKENPEITKFLISNGIDVNALDKKRQNALFNAVILGSQNIDTIELLLKRGANLNIKDFSGKTILDEILKILSILKDEDTKTEGKYKLVTKERNYLKLTGILIDLGLAIDRVDEYGKTVLYKEVDRGNLDTINFLVASGADINAQDNEGRTVLFDAVLKGSKNMQMIDHLISLGSDVDHRDFNEKTVIDELAEAVLITMNHKKPSSRRFFEIDDTENYIPMLKKMLLFKPRINDQRSDGKTVIFDALIENNLELIRVLVNAGADLNLIDNDNNTPLSYLVDRGLKIVNQKEKENFLERLVFVLKYRVDVNIIDNDGRTVIHKAVLADNMEVVEKLLTKKVNLNIKDKQGRTALMHTQWKGNYKIARLLISAGADINEPDYAGFTLLNYAAILGHTKLVIVLIMSGVLMYNHNKKSKPVAKFFKEREKNLDKLLNANITDEKMRKAIEEVTQNLKKEIEETLKG, via the coding sequence ATGCTGGGCATATTTAAAAGTGATAGTGCAGAGTTACTTCAAAGAGAACTTTTAAAAGATTATATTGATGAGAAAAAAGTACAATCAATTATTGACAGCGGAGTAAACTTAAACAGAAGAGATGCAAAAGGTAGAACAATTCTTTTTGATTTAGCGGCAAAAAGAAGAATAGAGTCTATTAAGATATTGATTCAAAATGGTATTGATATCAATGCAGAAGATAATTATGGGAAAACTGTTTTAAGTGAAGCTGTAGATAAAATGGATGGAATGATGATAAGATTCCTCCTTGATCAAGGTGCTTCAATTAATCATATCAATTCATCTGGTAGAACAATAATGCATGATGTGGCTTTGGAAGATAATGAAAAAGCCTTTAAAATTTTAATGACTAAAAATCCTGATTTATTAATTACTGACCATTATGGGAAAACCGCACTTTTTGATGCAGTTGAATGTGGAAACTTAGAGATTATCAAAGAGATTGTAAATAATATAGACGATATTAATATTGTTGATAACAATGGGCAAACAGTACTTTTTACAGCTGTACTAAAAGAGAATCCAGAAATTACCAAATTTTTAATTTCAAATGGAATAGATGTAAATGCATTAGACAAAAAAAGACAAAATGCTCTGTTTAATGCTGTTATTTTAGGTTCTCAAAATATTGATACCATTGAACTTCTTCTAAAAAGAGGTGCAAATTTAAATATAAAAGATTTTTCAGGGAAGACTATACTTGATGAAATTTTAAAAATTCTCTCTATTTTGAAAGATGAAGATACAAAAACTGAGGGAAAATATAAGCTTGTAACAAAAGAGAGAAATTATCTAAAGCTTACAGGAATTCTTATTGATTTAGGTTTGGCTATTGATAGGGTTGATGAGTATGGTAAAACAGTACTTTACAAAGAAGTTGATAGAGGAAACTTAGATACAATTAATTTTTTAGTTGCATCTGGTGCTGATATTAATGCTCAAGATAATGAAGGAAGAACGGTACTTTTTGATGCTGTATTAAAAGGATCAAAAAATATGCAGATGATTGACCATCTAATCTCGCTTGGTTCAGATGTTGATCATAGAGACTTCAATGAAAAAACAGTTATAGATGAACTTGCAGAAGCAGTTTTAATCACTATGAACCATAAAAAACCAAGTTCAAGAAGATTTTTTGAGATTGATGATACTGAAAACTATATTCCTATGCTTAAAAAAATGCTTCTTTTTAAACCAAGAATAAATGACCAAAGATCAGATGGAAAAACAGTTATTTTTGATGCACTAATTGAAAACAATCTTGAGCTTATAAGAGTTTTAGTTAATGCAGGAGCAGATTTAAATTTAATTGACAATGATAATAATACTCCGCTATCTTATTTGGTAGATAGAGGATTAAAAATAGTAAACCAAAAAGAGAAAGAGAACTTTTTGGAGAGATTAGTTTTTGTTCTTAAATATAGAGTTGATGTAAATATTATAGACAATGATGGAAGAACAGTAATTCATAAAGCAGTACTAGCAGATAATATGGAAGTTGTTGAAAAACTACTGACAAAAAAAGTTAATCTAAATATAAAAGACAAACAAGGGCGTACGGCATTAATGCATACTCAATGGAAGGGTAACTATAAAATTGCCAGACTTCTTATCTCAGCAGGAGCAGATATTAATGAACCTGACTACGCTGGTTTTACACTTTTAAATTATGCAGCTATTTTAGGGCATACAAAGTTAGTTATTGTTCTGATTATGTCTGGTGTATTGATGTACAATCACAATAAAAAGAGCAAACCAGTTGCCAAGTTTTTTAAAGAGAGAGAAAAAAATCTAGATAAGCTTTTAAATGCAAATATTACAGATGAAAAGATGAGAAAAGCTATAGAAGAGGTTACTCAAAACCTTAAAAAAGAGATAGAAGAGACACTGAAAGGGTGA
- a CDS encoding helicase-related protein: MKETFQEQLQSLLNCDLKSLFPLARSMNRKLKFFVGPTNSGKTYSAMSELKSLNSGVYLAPLRLLALEGYEDLKENNIEASLITGEEQLIDEDASHVCSTIEMLDFNLDVDLAIIDEVQMLEDEDRGWAWVNAIIGAPAKTVIMTGSVNALDAVKKIAQYLGEELEIVKFQRKTPLKVLARFTSFEHLEEGTALIAFSRSDVLKLKQRLQKKYRVSVIYGNLSPEVRRDEARRFREKRSDILIATDAIAMGLNLPIKNLLFTTDTKFDGKSRRKLTVNEIVQIAGRAGRYGHHQVGFLGATRRDVLAYIKEEFEQPIKTIKPPFNVKMSSDQLLDLSSHIKTNSLTKILKFFNKNMKFDGPFKAANISSMIEASTIVDNKEKLTLEEKYLLSQAPITAKSTIIIQAFDAYVAAVVKKRVCRYKPSITLPKKAITQKDLLLVEDEVKKISLYLWLSYKFPDIFPDYEKAVILRDSFNSFIEKSLKANLRADIEKKPISREFKPRAFRGRRD, encoded by the coding sequence ATGAAAGAGACTTTCCAAGAACAGCTACAATCACTGCTAAACTGTGATTTAAAATCCCTATTCCCACTAGCAAGAAGTATGAATAGAAAACTAAAATTTTTTGTTGGTCCTACTAACTCAGGAAAGACCTATAGTGCAATGAGTGAATTAAAAAGTTTAAATAGTGGAGTATATTTAGCCCCACTTAGACTTTTAGCACTTGAAGGGTATGAAGATTTAAAAGAGAATAATATTGAAGCTTCTTTAATAACAGGAGAAGAACAACTAATTGATGAAGATGCATCTCACGTTTGTTCAACAATTGAGATGTTGGATTTTAATTTAGATGTTGATTTGGCAATAATTGATGAAGTTCAGATGTTAGAGGATGAAGATAGAGGTTGGGCTTGGGTAAATGCAATTATTGGAGCTCCAGCAAAAACTGTTATTATGACAGGAAGTGTAAATGCCCTTGATGCGGTTAAAAAAATTGCTCAATATTTAGGCGAAGAGCTTGAAATAGTAAAATTCCAAAGAAAAACTCCACTAAAGGTATTGGCTAGATTTACCTCATTTGAACATTTAGAAGAGGGGACTGCCCTAATAGCTTTTTCAAGAAGTGATGTTTTAAAGCTAAAACAAAGACTTCAAAAAAAATATAGAGTATCTGTAATTTATGGGAATTTATCACCTGAAGTAAGACGTGATGAAGCAAGAAGATTTAGGGAAAAAAGAAGTGATATTTTAATAGCAACAGATGCCATTGCAATGGGACTTAATCTTCCAATAAAAAATCTTCTTTTTACAACTGATACAAAGTTTGATGGTAAAAGTAGAAGAAAATTAACTGTAAACGAGATTGTTCAAATTGCAGGTCGTGCAGGAAGATATGGTCATCATCAAGTGGGATTTTTAGGAGCAACAAGAAGGGATGTTTTAGCTTATATAAAAGAGGAGTTTGAACAACCAATAAAAACAATAAAACCTCCTTTTAATGTAAAAATGAGCAGTGACCAGCTTTTAGACTTATCTTCACATATAAAAACAAACTCTTTAACAAAAATTTTAAAATTTTTTAATAAAAATATGAAGTTTGATGGTCCTTTTAAAGCTGCTAACATAAGTTCAATGATTGAGGCTTCAACAATAGTTGATAATAAAGAAAAGTTAACATTAGAAGAGAAGTATCTTTTATCACAAGCTCCAATTACAGCAAAATCTACAATTATTATTCAAGCGTTTGATGCTTATGTTGCAGCTGTAGTTAAAAAAAGAGTGTGTAGATATAAGCCTTCAATTACTCTTCCTAAAAAAGCAATCACACAAAAAGATTTGTTATTAGTTGAAGATGAAGTAAAAAAAATCTCTTTATATCTGTGGTTATCATATAAATTTCCAGATATTTTCCCAGATTATGAAAAGGCTGTCATTTTAAGGGATAGTTTTAACTCATTTATTGAAAAATCCTTAAAAGCAAATTTAAGAGCAGATATAGAAAAGAAGCCTATAAGCAGAGAGTTTAAACCAAGGGCTTTTAGAGGAAGAAGAGATTAA
- the trmA gene encoding tRNA (uridine(54)-C5)-methyltransferase TrmA: protein MHCEYFGKCGSCTLYDKSYEEQLNFKIQREKNRFSNLTNLEFEIIKSDEKNFRNRAEFRIWKSFDENNNPTISYAMTGFDKKPVEINSCEIVTLHIKEIMHKLLKEIKKDEILKHKLYAVEFLNSTIDDMLVTLIYHKKLDLLWETKAKEIEKLLNIKIIGRSRGQKVILSKEHINEELNIDNKKYKFLYQEGGFTQPNSKVNEKMITWVLSNLEQSNKDLCELYCGGGNFTIALSQKFNKVLATEISKTSIKSALKNCQLNEVTNIDFIRMSAEEFVEALEEKREFNRLKDINLKSYDFDTIFVDPPRAGLDDTTRELVSNFEKIIYISCNPETLHRDLEKLIKTHNIIKFALFDQFSYTEHIESGVILTKI, encoded by the coding sequence ATGCATTGTGAATATTTTGGCAAATGTGGAAGCTGTACACTTTATGACAAATCTTATGAAGAACAACTAAATTTCAAGATTCAAAGGGAGAAAAATAGGTTTAGCAATCTAACAAACTTAGAGTTTGAAATCATAAAAAGTGATGAAAAAAACTTTAGAAACAGAGCAGAATTTAGAATCTGGAAAAGCTTTGATGAAAATAACAATCCAACAATCTCTTATGCCATGACGGGTTTTGATAAAAAGCCAGTTGAAATTAATAGTTGTGAAATAGTAACTTTGCATATAAAAGAGATTATGCACAAACTTTTAAAAGAGATTAAAAAAGATGAAATTTTAAAACATAAACTCTATGCAGTTGAATTTTTAAACTCAACAATAGATGATATGTTAGTAACACTAATCTATCATAAAAAACTTGATCTATTATGGGAAACAAAAGCAAAAGAGATTGAAAAATTATTAAATATTAAAATAATTGGTAGAAGTAGAGGTCAAAAAGTTATTTTATCAAAAGAACATATTAATGAAGAGCTTAATATTGATAATAAAAAATATAAATTCTTATATCAAGAGGGTGGCTTTACTCAACCAAACAGCAAAGTAAATGAAAAAATGATTACCTGGGTATTAAGCAACCTTGAACAATCAAATAAAGATTTGTGTGAACTATATTGTGGAGGGGGGAATTTCACAATTGCATTAAGTCAAAAATTCAATAAAGTTCTTGCAACTGAGATATCTAAAACTTCAATCAAATCTGCCCTTAAAAATTGTCAATTAAATGAAGTTACAAATATAGATTTTATAAGAATGAGTGCCGAAGAGTTTGTTGAAGCCTTAGAAGAGAAGAGAGAATTTAACAGACTAAAAGACATAAACCTAAAAAGTTACGATTTTGATACAATTTTTGTTGACCCACCAAGAGCTGGATTAGATGATACAACAAGAGAATTAGTTTCAAATTTTGAAAAAATAATTTATATTTCATGTAACCCAGAAACATTGCATAGAGACCTTGAAAAGCTGATAAAAACACACAATATAATTAAATTTGCACTTTTTGATCAATTTTCATATACAGAACATATAGAATCTGGTGTTATTTTAACCAAAATTTAA
- a CDS encoding flagellin yields the protein MRINTNVSSLNAQEAAVNTNNELTASLERLSSGLKINKASDDASGLAIADKLRTQATSINQAVDNGNSAVSLLQIADKSMAEQSNILNTIKAKLIQANTDTTSESGRTSIAADINKLLDQLNNIASQTNYNGSYLLQDSATSSLASGALTFQIGENAGNAITTATIRSNVTGLGLNTLKASVSAGGITQTLASSQQTAVDSAITTLNGYRGDIGSTQNQIESAVRNLMTQATNITAAESVIRDVDYAAESANFNKQNIIAQAGSYAISQSNQVQQNVLKLLQ from the coding sequence ATGAGAATTAATACAAATGTCTCGTCTCTTAATGCCCAAGAAGCTGCTGTTAATACTAATAATGAATTGACGGCTTCATTGGAAAGATTAAGTTCTGGTTTAAAAATCAACAAGGCATCAGATGATGCTTCTGGTCTTGCAATTGCTGATAAATTAAGAACACAAGCTACATCTATTAACCAAGCTGTTGATAATGGTAATTCAGCTGTTTCATTACTTCAAATTGCAGATAAATCTATGGCAGAGCAATCAAATATTCTTAATACAATTAAAGCAAAACTGATTCAAGCAAATACTGATACTACTTCTGAATCAGGTAGAACTTCAATTGCAGCTGATATTAATAAACTTTTAGACCAATTAAATAATATTGCTTCTCAAACAAACTATAATGGGAGTTATCTACTACAAGACAGTGCAACTTCTTCACTTGCTTCAGGTGCTCTTACTTTTCAAATTGGAGAAAATGCAGGAAATGCAATTACCACTGCGACAATAAGATCAAATGTTACAGGCTTAGGATTAAATACACTTAAAGCTTCTGTTTCTGCAGGAGGGATAACACAAACTTTAGCATCTTCACAACAAACAGCAGTTGATTCAGCAATTACTACCTTAAATGGATATAGAGGAGATATAGGTTCTACTCAAAATCAAATAGAATCGGCAGTTAGAAACTTAATGACTCAAGCAACTAATATAACAGCAGCAGAATCTGTTATTAGAGATGTTGATTATGCAGCAGAATCTGCAAACTTTAATAAACAAAATATTATTGCACAAGCTGGTTCTTATGCAATTTCTCAATCAAATCAAGTTCAACAAAATGTTTTAAAACTACTTCAGTAA
- a CDS encoding flagellin — translation MRINTNVSSLNAQEAATNTNKTLSSSLEKLSSGLSINKASDNASGLAIADKLRTQATSINQGVDNGNSAVSLLQIADKSMAEQSNILDTIKAKLVQANTSTTSADGRTSIAKDINKLLDQLNNIAKQTNYNGTYLLQNSATATTASATLSFQVGETSSDIISASTIQSNVTGLGLTALKASVNAGGLSSGGAGTFQTAIDSAITTLNGYRGDVGSTQNQVESAVRNLMTQATNISAAESVIRDVDYAAESANFNKQNIIAQAGSYAISQANSVQQNVLKLLQ, via the coding sequence ATGAGAATTAATACAAACGTATCGTCTCTTAATGCACAAGAGGCAGCAACAAACACAAACAAAACACTTTCTAGTTCTCTAGAAAAATTAAGTTCAGGTTTATCAATTAATAAAGCATCTGACAATGCTTCTGGTCTTGCAATTGCAGATAAATTAAGAACTCAAGCAACATCAATTAATCAAGGTGTTGATAATGGAAATTCAGCAGTTTCATTACTTCAAATTGCAGATAAATCAATGGCTGAGCAATCAAATATTCTTGATACAATTAAAGCTAAATTAGTACAAGCTAATACAAGTACTACATCAGCCGATGGTAGAACTTCAATTGCAAAAGATATTAATAAACTTTTAGATCAATTAAATAATATTGCTAAACAAACAAACTATAATGGTACATATTTGTTACAAAATAGTGCAACAGCAACTACTGCATCGGCTACTCTATCTTTCCAAGTTGGTGAGACATCAAGTGATATTATTAGTGCAAGTACAATTCAATCTAATGTTACAGGATTAGGTCTTACTGCACTTAAAGCATCGGTTAATGCTGGTGGATTATCTAGTGGTGGTGCTGGAACATTCCAAACTGCTATTGACTCTGCAATTACTACCTTAAATGGATATAGAGGGGATGTAGGTTCTACTCAAAACCAAGTTGAGTCAGCGGTAAGAAACTTAATGACTCAAGCAACAAACATATCAGCAGCTGAGTCTGTTATTAGAGATGTTGATTATGCAGCGGAATCTGCTAACTTTAATAAACAAAATATCATTGCACAAGCTGGTTCTTATGCAATTTCTCAAGCTAACTCAGTACAACAAAACGTACTTAAACTATTACAATAG